tttgaaatcttaagttcattaagtttggaatggagggtgattcgtgattttagcgttgtttgaggtgagttgagggctcgactaagtttgtatggtgttttaggattggttggtatgtttggttgaggtccgggggcctcgggtgggttttggatgctcaacggatcatttttggacttaagaaaatggcagattttgctgGTATTTTATTGCAgaaagtttgttcttcgcgttcgcgaagatggtcccgcattcgcgaagaagagcttGGTTAGGGGGAGAAAAttctctttgcgttcgcgagtcaGGGGATGCGTTCGCATAGGTTTGGACTCCAGTGAATCATGAACGTGTGAGTGGTGTCGTGTTCCCGTAGGGAAATTGGAGCAACTGGGACCCCAGGAGTTTGCTCATCACGTTCGCATAGGaagggtcgcgttcgcaaaggctcTGGCAGCTgaagctttgcgttcgcgagaaggaACTCACGTTCGCAAAAGAGGAAAAAGTGAGCAGTGGAGTTtttttctacgcgaacgcgaggaggtggacgcgttcgtgatgaaggacGCATCTGGGTAGAATTTAaattccaaaatcgagggtttgagttcataactcaaaaattgGATTAAGAGCTCGGTAAGAGgcaaaatttggagagattttcggaggttgtttgtgggtaatgattcctaactcctttttaTTACATCCCATTAatttaaacatgaattcatcatctaatttcggatttagggtaaaaaaattggaaaattgagaaaagttcttaggcctaattttgggattttgatcgagattttggtatcggatttaaGTGAATTTGGTATGGgcagactcgtgagtgaatgggtgttcataatttgtgacttttccCCGATTCTAAGACATGGGCCCTGGGaagattttttggaattttctattttcttgcattagcttcgatttcattagctaaattagttgtttatAGATGTATTTACGTTATgatattgatttgattagatttgggccacacggagttggatactcgtggcaaaagcgtgatctcggattgatttgagcttggtttgaggtaccTTTTGtggggggaaactccccttaagattttggtactgttgttatatgaatgttgtgtacgtgaggtgacgattGCATACATGTACCAATTGTTGAAAAAccccgttttcattaagtaaatatctatattttcttttaactgaGCAACACTAGTATATGAAGCCtcctgtttagcttaggaaagcatgcttatgtgacttaactGTCTTACCTACTTTAACTGGTTACTTGGATTTTGTAtagcatgtttagagtagaaaTTTCCTATTTTCCTGATACGAACTTGAATAGAATTGTAGGATCCTTTCTTGAGACTGTTgtatatttacattgggactacggatcggtattccaggagatctccctgcatgtttactttgggactacggatcagtattctgggagatcacccctgcacatttataattaggactacgggacgatatcccgagagatccccccTATACTggacatttactttgggactacggatcggtattctgggagattccCCTATACATTTACGATTtagactacgggacgatatcccggagatcctctgcacatttacgtttgtgACTACGGGACattatcctgggagatcccatGTTGCTATCTTTGTGTATTGAGTTAATTCTTTCTGTGATTTCATCTTTATTGactgttagcatttaattatacTGCCTTAATTCACattattttaccttgttatatatataaccagtagggacatgacctgatctcatcactactcgaccgaggttaggcttggcacttattgggtaccgctgtggtatactcatgccctttcctgcatatgtttttcatgtgcagatccaggttcttcttcTCGGCCATACTATCCGTGAGGCAAGGCgattcagagacttcaaggtatatctgccgtgtccgcagacctagaagtccctctctattctcccttcAGTTATAGGCTTTTCCCTGTATTTCCTTTATTATTAGACTTCTGGAGTTAGAAACCTTATGTATTTTTCTTAGCTTGttattcatgagattccgggttttgggagtgttattattggtcgagagtgttattattgtatatgccgagcgacattttaaACACTTTATCTATATTTACATGTTAGATCGCTATTTGTACTTTTAAATTCCATTtttcgcaaattgttaggcttacctagtcgtagtttgttaggcttacctagtcttagagactaggtgccattacaaGCATttacggagggagaacttgggttgTGACGATTAAGTCATTTCAATGTAATGTCCATTCTGTCATTATATTGTTtcgttttttttataaaaaaactatTGTTGTTTTCCCCTAAACTATAtattggtctgattcatgcggcgtcatgatacgtaggcaatccccatcggatgtGATCATAGCCATAATTAATCtgaggaaaataaaaaaattgagagaaaataaataataaaaaaagggaaagagaAGATAGCGTTAAATTCAAGATTAAAATAAACCAATAAGCCGGGATGAAGCATGAAGCCTTCCAAACTCATTCTAGAAATGAAAATAACATTAGGTGCATGACATACATTGTGTGTTTAATATCTGCAAAATGCCTAActctaacaagtttgttgtttgtcattttaaaagataaaattaaacggggtggttggtttgtggtttaaaGTGGCGACTCACCCTTacaacacgagatcaaaaggaaaaaGTAGAATGGCAAATAATAGTGAGAATGAATCAGATAATGATGGTGTCCATGGACAATTGGTCGAACAAGGTGCGGGACTAGTTGAAGAAGTAAGAGTCTTGAAGCAACAATtggcagagatgtaccaagcctgggtgaATGGACAGGCACCGCTCTCACTACCCATAAGGCCTTCGGATAATCTTCATAATGTGTCAGTTGCAAATCAAGTTCCCATCTCCATACAAGTAACCCATTGTACCAACCTGGATTCAGTCCAAACATTAACCTTCCCACTATCCCTAGTACCTTTATTCCACGTCCTCCAATCACACCCCTCAGAAATGACCCACATATTGTACCCATTGTCTCTACTTTCACCGTTCCTCAACCGGCTCTTGCTCAAAAGCTTAACAATTATCCTCAACTGAATGCTCATGATGCCCAACACTACTCTCAAGAACTGACTGTCAAGGTTCCAGATTCATACAAACATACTCCTCAGAACATGTTCCCACTTGAGATCGAAAAGCCCGACAAGAATATggaacaagaggaaatgaccagaaaaatAAAGAGCTTGGAATAAACTATGAGAAACATACAGGGTTTGGTAGGCCACAAGAGTGTTTCTTATAACGGTCTATGCATGTTCCCCCATGTTCATTTGCCTCCCggcttcaagacccccaagtttgacaagtatgatggacatggtgatcccattgCCCATTTGAAGAGGTATTGTAACCAATTGAGGAGAGCAGGAGGCAAAGAAGAATTACTCATGGCTTATTCTAGGGAAAGTTTGACAGGAATTGCTTTAGAGTGGTTCATAGATCAAGACATCTCTCACTAGCACATTTGGAACGACATGGCTCAAGATTGTTTCCAACAATTTCAGTACAATATCGATATAGTGCCTGACCGCTCCTCTCTTGTCAACATAAAGAAAAAACCAacagaaagctttagagaatatgcaatcaagtggagaGAGCAGGCTGCTAGGGTCAAACCACCAATGAAAGAGGCAGAAATGATTGACTATTTTCTCCAAGCTCAGGATCCTGATTACCTCCATTATATGTTGGCCGTCATTGGTAAACCTTTCATTGAGGCGATTAAGATTGGTGAAATAGTTGAGAATGGCATGAAGTCGGGCAAAATTGTAGTCATGCAGTCCTTAAGGCGACCACGCAACCAATTCAAAGTGGGTCAGGCAATTTTGGAAATCGAAAAAAGAAGGAGGAAGGATCCATGATGGCATCTGGGTTCAGGGGAGTTCAAAGAAGAATAGTTCCTTCTTATGTGCAATTCCAACAAGGACAATCCAATTCTCCTCAACATTACTATCCGCCTCAGGGTCCCCGGTACTTAGTTCCCCCACAACAATACACAGTGTTTAATGCTCAGGCTTATGCTAGGCCTCCCAATCACCAACAATGGCAGGCACCGATTCCTCAAGGCTCCCGTTAAATCCGCCGAATTTTCAGGTGCCATATAATCCTCATCCCCGACAGGAATATGTGAGAGAACAGGAGCCAAAGAAAGAGTTCATCCCAATTGGAAAATTGTATACAATCCTATTTTAAAAGTTGATGCAGCTTAAGTTGATTGAACCTATCATGCGGCATTATGTGAATCcaaattcaaaaggttttgacTCAAATTCAAGATGTGAGTATCACTCTAACACCCAAGGTCATAGTACCAAAAATTATTGGACATTAAAGAAATCCATTGAAAATTTGATTGAAGCAAAGGCAATTTTGGTAACAAACAATGAGGATACTCCTAACATCACAAACAATCCGCTTCAAACTCGTGATAATAcacattttattgggatgatttgtgatgatcgGGATTATAAGCAGTCTCGCAAGACAGAGATGGATGTTAGAGCCATAGGGCAGGAGCCAAAAGTGATAGTAAGCCTGCCGCAATTGGCACTGTTGATTGTGAAAGGTGTGAGTTCTAGTTCGAACTTGGCAGGTTTTGAAAAAAACGGTTCTCTATGTCCTTGAAAGCACAAAAAGCTTGAGGTTCAATTGGGTGGGCCAAAACATTACATCCTTGAGGGCATTCAAAAGATCGTTCCGAATAATGTTTGAGAAATATAACAGAGCCAGTTGTGATCCGACTCTTGCATAGTTCCCAATGACAAACACAAAAGCTATTCCCTAGAATTATAACAAGACTGTCATGGCATACAAAGGAAAAGATATAGTTGAAGAAGTAGATGAAATAGGGGGTTTGACCCGCTCTAGAATGTGCTATTCACCAGAGGAATTGAGAAAATCTAAGCAAGCCAGGGAAAGTCACTTGCCATGGAAAGAACCCGTtgcaaaaaaagaagagaaggaattccttaagaagatgaaaatgcaagactactcaatcattgaccaactaaggaaaacccctgctcagatatctttgTTATCTTTGCTTTTGCACTCGGAAGGCATATCTCTCAGAAAAGACAACGATGAATTAGCAAGAAAAAATGGCTGAAAGATTCTTTGAAGTAAATAAAATTACTTTCAGCGATGATGATTTTCCTGAGGAAGGGGCTGGGCACAATAGAGCTTTGCATCTTATGGTCAAATGTGAAGGGCGCTACATAAAAGGAGTCATGATTGACGGAGGCTCAAGTGTAGATGTATTCCCTCTTTCGACTCTACAACAGCTGAACATTGACACTAATAGAACTCAAACTAGTAATGTCAGCACTAGAGCTTTTGATGGTTCAAGAAGAGACACTATTGGGGAAATAGAACACATCATGACAATCGGCCCGGTTGATTTTAACATTGTCTTTCAAATGTTGGACATGAAAACTTCCTATAATTTTCTTCTGGGAAGGTCGTGGATCCATATGGCCAGAGCTGTACTATCCACcctacatcaaatggtcaaatttgagtATGATAGGCAAGAAATTGTTGTTCATGGGGAAGACGACTAATCTGTCTATAAAGACCCATCCATTCCATGTATcgaggccaaggaaggatgtgaATCCATCATATATCAAgcatttgaggtgattgagatgGACCAAGTGGAAGAAGGAAAACCAGTTCTGCATCCCCGATTTTCAGCAACATCTATGATGGTAGCTTTGTTGATGTTGAGGAACAGCTATGAACCAGGAAAACTATTAGGATCCTCTTTGTAGGGAATTGTGAACCCCATTGCTCCTTTTTCGAAGAAAGATACCTTTGGCTTGGGTTTTAAACCAACATCAGCTGACATAAACAGAGTCAAGGCCTGCAAAAAAATGGTTGGAATTTTTCCAAACCAATCCCTCACATTGCCtactcttttgtcaagccacaatTTAAAGAAGTTCAAAATCTTTCTACTCAGGATGACATTGATGAAGTTTGTTAGGGTCTCAAGGAGATGTTCTATGAGATCAATATGGTTCAAGTTGGTGAAGGCCCTAGCCGTGCAAGTGTTCAGTTGATTGGTCCAGATACCTCGCTCAACAattgggaagcaactcctcttcccattaggaaggagtcttggtagtctgttttgttgtttttctgtatttggattattttcagggttgtaatccagatattttaGTGTAATTTCTTTGctttgatgttaacccttctatcctttcaaattcaatgaaatgaagttCCAGTTCATAGTAGAATTCTGTCTTTTCCTTTCCCtaatttttgttgatttcttatcattttcagtttcatTAATGCAGACTTTAAAAACATCATGCACGTGGAATTCCAGATCTTAAACAGTTGTCTaatctcgaaataatgaatcaagaagttgagtatgatgaagatgaggctctTAAGGAAATTAAAAAGGTGTTGGATCAATTTGAGAATAATCCTAAGCCTAACTTAAATTAAACTGAGGCAATTAACCTGGGAAGTCCTAAAGAAACCAGATAAACAAAAATAAGCATTCATACTGAACAAAAGACGAGACATGccataattcaagttttgttCAAGTACACAGATGTatttgcttggtcgtatgatgacattcCGGGTTTGAGTGCCGATTTAGTGGTCCATAAGCTTTCCATTTATCCTAATTTTCCACCAATCCATCAAAAACAAAGGAAGTTTAAGACAGACATGAgtgataagattaaagaagaaatcacgaaGCAACTAAGTGCAAATGTGATCAGGGTTGTCTGATATACCACATGGTTAGCAAATGTTATGCTAGtgctgaagaaggatgggaaaatcagagtTTGTTTTGACT
Above is a window of Nicotiana tabacum cultivar K326 chromosome 8, ASM71507v2, whole genome shotgun sequence DNA encoding:
- the LOC142163347 gene encoding uncharacterized protein LOC142163347, which codes for MAERFFEVNKITFSDDDFPEEGAGHNRALHLMVKCEGRYIKGVMIDGGSSVDVFPLSTLQQLNIDTNRTQTSNVSTRAFDGSRRDTIGEIEHIMTIGPVDFNIVFQMLDMKTSYNFLLGRSWIHMARAVLSTLHQMVKFEYDRQEIVVHGEDD